Proteins encoded by one window of Actinocorallia herbida:
- a CDS encoding PDR/VanB family oxidoreductase → MSTALKAEITGKEQVADGVCLLTLRPSGGAPEWTPGAHLDLLLGPGLVRQYSLCGDPADRGSLRVAVLAQPDGRGGSLHVHRALEVGGTLEIDGPRNAFPLVEAPGYLFVAGGIGITPLLPMIREVEGRGLPWRLLYGGRTRASMAFADELVALGGERVALRPQDAHGLLDLDAALAEAAEGTAVYACGPEPLLGALEAACSRFPLLDLHTERFTPREIVLDGPDGSFEVELARAGRTITVGAGETLLEALEREGTAPSFSCREGTCGSCETTVLGGTPDHRDSLLTEDEQAAGDVIFPCVSRARSAKLVLDL, encoded by the coding sequence ATGAGCACGGCGCTGAAGGCCGAGATCACCGGGAAGGAGCAGGTCGCCGACGGGGTCTGCCTGCTGACGCTGCGGCCCTCCGGCGGCGCGCCGGAGTGGACGCCGGGCGCGCACCTCGACCTGCTGCTCGGGCCCGGGCTCGTCCGGCAGTACTCGCTGTGCGGGGATCCCGCCGACCGGGGGTCGCTGCGGGTCGCGGTGCTCGCGCAGCCCGACGGGCGCGGAGGTTCCCTGCACGTCCACCGCGCGCTTGAGGTCGGCGGGACCCTGGAGATAGACGGGCCGCGCAACGCCTTCCCGCTCGTGGAGGCGCCCGGGTACCTGTTCGTGGCGGGCGGCATCGGGATCACACCGCTGCTGCCGATGATCCGGGAGGTCGAAGGGCGCGGCCTGCCTTGGCGGCTGCTCTACGGAGGGCGTACCCGGGCTTCGATGGCGTTCGCGGACGAACTCGTCGCCCTGGGAGGCGAGCGGGTCGCGCTGCGGCCGCAAGACGCGCACGGGCTGCTCGATCTGGACGCGGCGCTGGCCGAAGCCGCGGAAGGGACCGCCGTCTACGCCTGTGGTCCTGAGCCACTGCTCGGCGCGCTCGAGGCGGCCTGCTCCCGGTTCCCGCTGCTCGACCTGCACACCGAGCGGTTCACGCCCCGCGAGATCGTCCTCGACGGGCCGGACGGCTCCTTCGAGGTGGAGCTCGCGCGGGCCGGGCGGACCATCACCGTCGGCGCGGGCGAGACCCTGCTGGAGGCGCTGGAGCGGGAAGGGACGGCGCCGTCCTTCTCCTGCCGGGAGGGCACCTGCGGATCGTGTGAGACGACCGTGCTCGGCGGGACGCCCGACCACCGGGACTCGCTGCTCACCGAGGACGAGCAGGCCGCCGGGGACGTCATCTTCCCGTGCGTCTCGCGGGCCCGGTCGGCGAAGCTGGTGCTCGACCTGTGA
- a CDS encoding thiolase C-terminal domain-containing protein: protein MRTSPMRGAAAVVGVADLHYKRGQAPAGEHRMALEAILAACRDAGVSPRDVDGFVSYAGGDLSGPVLGADLGIHELRWSSMVWGGGGGGAAAAITTAAAAIATGQAECVVAYRTMAQVDTGRLGYARYFYDNHYLAHGVGAPAQVCALRTRRMLEHDGVPAETQRALVLAAYHHAQSNPTAAGYGKPLDADAYAASRPIVDPFRLFDCSRESDGAVALILVSAERARELRADPAFVLAGAQGAPGGYSSLTENDDAYATAGFGGRPDCRGVAGRLFDAAGIKPGDVDVVQVYENFSGSAVASLIDHGLAPSGPAAGEVLTFENLIAQGGKLPVNTSGGNIADAFVNGMGLAVEAVKQIRGTSPNQVTGARTSLFAGGPMAPLVSSVLFAHEDVL, encoded by the coding sequence ATGAGAACCTCCCCGATGCGGGGCGCGGCGGCCGTCGTCGGCGTCGCCGACCTGCACTACAAGCGTGGCCAGGCCCCTGCGGGGGAGCACCGGATGGCCCTGGAGGCGATCCTGGCGGCCTGCCGCGACGCGGGCGTCTCACCCCGTGACGTCGACGGGTTCGTGTCCTATGCCGGGGGAGACCTCTCCGGCCCGGTCCTGGGCGCCGACCTCGGGATCCACGAGCTGCGCTGGTCGTCCATGGTCTGGGGCGGGGGCGGCGGAGGCGCGGCGGCCGCGATCACGACGGCGGCGGCCGCCATCGCGACCGGCCAGGCCGAGTGCGTCGTCGCCTACCGGACGATGGCCCAGGTCGACACCGGCCGCCTCGGCTACGCCCGCTACTTCTACGACAACCACTACCTCGCGCACGGCGTCGGCGCCCCCGCCCAGGTCTGCGCGCTGCGCACCCGGCGGATGCTGGAGCACGACGGCGTACCGGCCGAGACCCAGCGCGCGCTTGTCCTCGCGGCGTATCACCACGCGCAGAGCAACCCCACCGCCGCCGGATACGGCAAGCCCCTGGACGCCGACGCCTACGCCGCGTCCCGCCCGATCGTCGACCCGTTCCGGCTGTTCGACTGCTCGCGGGAGAGCGACGGGGCCGTCGCGCTCATCCTCGTCTCGGCGGAGCGGGCCCGGGAACTGCGTGCCGACCCCGCGTTCGTGCTGGCCGGAGCCCAGGGCGCGCCGGGCGGGTACTCCTCGCTGACCGAGAACGACGACGCCTACGCCACCGCCGGTTTCGGCGGACGCCCGGACTGCCGGGGCGTCGCAGGACGGCTCTTCGACGCGGCGGGGATCAAGCCCGGCGACGTCGACGTGGTCCAGGTGTACGAGAACTTCAGCGGCTCGGCCGTCGCGTCGCTCATCGACCACGGGCTCGCCCCGTCCGGGCCTGCGGCGGGGGAGGTCCTCACCTTCGAGAACCTCATCGCCCAAGGCGGGAAGCTGCCCGTCAACACGAGCGGCGGGAACATCGCCGACGCGTTCGTCAACGGGATGGGCCTGGCCGTCGAGGCCGTCAAGCAGATCCGCGGCACGTCACCGAACCAGGTGACCGGGGCGCGGACCTCCCTGTTCGCGGGCGGCCCGATGGCCCCGCTCGTCAGCTCGGTGCTGTTCGCCCACGAGGACGTGCTGTGA
- a CDS encoding TetR/AcrR family transcriptional regulator — MSRSTRTRLRGAELEEAILRAAESCFARFGIAKTTMDDVARAAEVARATVYRYFPDREALVLASVRRRARLNIEPARAHIAKFDTFAEKLVEGICHNVRRGRRDPMVDRLVSPEEMALASSLLGDTGIAVELTHALWAPILVAARESGELRADVEPLELSEWISHLEIMFIGQFGRDEASFARFRAMIEKFLVPAVVAAP, encoded by the coding sequence ATGAGCAGGTCCACCCGCACCCGGCTGCGCGGCGCAGAGCTGGAGGAGGCCATCCTCCGGGCCGCCGAGTCGTGCTTCGCGCGCTTCGGCATCGCCAAGACGACGATGGACGACGTCGCGCGGGCCGCCGAGGTCGCGCGGGCGACCGTCTACCGGTACTTCCCTGATCGCGAGGCGCTGGTGCTGGCGTCGGTGCGGCGGCGGGCGCGGCTGAACATCGAGCCCGCGCGGGCGCACATCGCCAAGTTCGACACGTTCGCGGAGAAACTGGTCGAGGGGATCTGCCACAACGTCCGGCGGGGCCGCCGCGACCCGATGGTCGACCGGCTCGTCTCTCCGGAGGAGATGGCGCTGGCGTCGTCCCTGCTCGGCGACACCGGCATCGCGGTGGAGCTGACGCACGCGCTGTGGGCGCCGATCCTGGTCGCGGCCCGGGAGTCGGGCGAGCTGCGCGCGGACGTCGAGCCGCTGGAGCTGTCGGAGTGGATCTCCCATCTGGAGATCATGTTCATCGGCCAGTTCGGCCGCGACGAGGCGTCCTTCGCCCGGTTCCGGGCGATGATCGAGAAGTTCCTGGTGCCCGCCGTCGTCGCGGCGCCCTGA
- a CDS encoding TetR family transcriptional regulator, producing MPRPRQPLISRTGAVAAAIEIIDTEGLEALSLPRLARHMNVRAPSLYHHFADKSAILAAVSAAVVAETVVPRKPDPERWVEWFVQLSLNLRRAVLRHRNAAPLLLSYPPRDMLTDLYEDAARYLAACGVPAEVHVQILDSMDTLTLGACISEAVKPAAARRAIFPVDAERQPVLAEAMAANTFTQARLYEEMIRSFLHGVIHFAAERRAQAEAAS from the coding sequence ATGCCACGTCCCCGTCAGCCGCTCATCAGCCGGACCGGCGCGGTGGCCGCGGCGATCGAGATCATCGACACCGAGGGCCTCGAAGCGCTCAGCCTCCCGCGCCTCGCCCGGCACATGAACGTCCGGGCGCCCTCGCTGTACCACCACTTCGCCGACAAGTCCGCGATCCTCGCCGCGGTCTCCGCCGCCGTGGTCGCCGAGACCGTCGTGCCCCGCAAGCCCGACCCCGAGCGGTGGGTCGAGTGGTTCGTCCAGCTCAGCCTCAACCTGCGCCGGGCCGTGCTGCGGCACCGCAACGCCGCGCCGCTGCTGCTCTCCTACCCGCCGCGCGACATGCTGACCGACCTCTACGAGGACGCCGCCAGGTACCTCGCGGCCTGCGGCGTCCCGGCCGAGGTGCACGTCCAGATCCTCGACAGCATGGACACCCTGACGCTCGGCGCCTGCATCTCCGAGGCGGTCAAGCCCGCCGCCGCCCGCCGGGCGATCTTCCCCGTCGACGCCGAACGTCAGCCCGTCCTGGCCGAGGCGATGGCCGCGAACACCTTCACCCAGGCCAGGCTGTACGAGGAGATGATCCGCAGCTTCCTGCACGGCGTGATCCACTTCGCCGCGGAACGCCGGGCGCAGGCCGAGGCCGCGTCCTAG
- a CDS encoding aldehyde dehydrogenase: MTEGNTMDRDTLYIGGAWTAPRGGAVDVVEASTGEVFARAGLAGTADIDDAVAAARGALEGAWGALDAPARADLIDRFARELKSRGRATSALVSRENGMPITLSAGANGFAAAGIIAYYARLLRDLESEDVRASVFGGRTIVTRGPVGVVAAITPWNYPQALAAMKLGPALAAGCTVVLKPPPETALDAYAFAEAAEAAGLPAGVLNVVPADREAGAHLVAHPGVDKVAFTGSTPAGRSIGEVGGRLLRPVTLELGGKSASLIAEDADLDLFAAKLLEVSLPNNGQTCHACTRILAPRSRYAEVVEAVTETVRGLRIGDPLDKSTEIGPLVSRAQQTRVLGHIEEGRRSEARLTTGGAAPDGPGWYVEPTVFADVANTDRIAREEIFGPVLAVIPYTTEDEAVAIANDSDYGLGGTIWTTDESHGIDLAHRIETGSVGINHYALDFSSPFGGVKSSGLGRELGPEGLTPYLQTKSIYLSSRL; the protein is encoded by the coding sequence GTGACCGAAGGGAACACGATGGACCGAGACACCCTGTACATCGGCGGCGCGTGGACGGCTCCGCGCGGCGGCGCCGTCGACGTCGTCGAGGCGTCCACCGGCGAGGTCTTCGCCCGCGCGGGGCTCGCCGGGACCGCCGACATCGACGACGCCGTCGCCGCCGCCCGCGGCGCGCTCGAGGGGGCGTGGGGCGCCCTCGACGCCCCCGCCCGCGCCGACCTCATCGACCGCTTCGCCCGGGAGCTGAAGAGCCGGGGCCGCGCGACCTCTGCCCTGGTGAGCCGCGAGAACGGCATGCCGATCACCCTGTCGGCCGGGGCCAACGGCTTCGCCGCCGCCGGGATCATCGCCTACTACGCGCGGTTGCTGCGCGACCTGGAGTCCGAAGACGTCAGGGCGAGCGTCTTCGGCGGCCGGACGATCGTGACGCGCGGCCCCGTCGGGGTCGTCGCCGCGATCACCCCCTGGAACTACCCGCAGGCCCTCGCCGCGATGAAGCTCGGCCCGGCGCTGGCCGCGGGCTGCACGGTCGTCCTGAAGCCGCCGCCCGAGACCGCCCTGGACGCCTACGCGTTCGCCGAGGCCGCCGAAGCCGCCGGCCTGCCCGCGGGCGTGCTCAACGTGGTCCCCGCCGACCGCGAGGCGGGCGCCCACCTGGTGGCCCACCCCGGCGTCGACAAGGTCGCCTTCACGGGCTCGACCCCGGCGGGCCGGTCCATCGGCGAGGTGGGCGGCCGCCTGCTACGGCCGGTCACCCTGGAGCTGGGCGGTAAGTCGGCCTCCCTCATCGCCGAAGACGCCGACCTGGACCTCTTCGCCGCCAAGCTCCTCGAGGTCTCCCTGCCCAACAACGGGCAGACCTGCCACGCCTGCACGCGCATCCTCGCCCCCCGCTCCCGGTACGCCGAGGTGGTCGAGGCCGTGACGGAGACGGTCCGCGGCCTGCGGATCGGCGACCCGCTGGACAAGTCCACCGAGATCGGGCCCCTGGTCAGCAGGGCCCAGCAGACCCGGGTCCTCGGCCACATCGAAGAGGGCAGGCGCAGCGAGGCCCGCCTCACCACGGGCGGCGCGGCCCCGGACGGCCCCGGCTGGTACGTCGAGCCGACGGTCTTCGCCGACGTCGCCAACACCGACCGGATCGCCCGGGAGGAGATCTTCGGCCCCGTCCTCGCCGTCATCCCCTACACGACCGAAGACGAGGCGGTGGCCATCGCCAACGACTCCGACTACGGCCTCGGCGGCACGATCTGGACCACCGACGAGTCCCACGGCATCGACCTCGCCCACCGCATCGAAACGGGCTCCGTCGGTATCAACCACTACGCCCTGGACTTCTCCTCTCCCTTCGGCGGCGTCAAGTCCAGCGGCCTGGGTCGCGAACTGGGCCCCGAAGGCCTCACCCCCTACCTCCAGACCAAGTCCATCTACCTGTCCTCCCGCCTGTAG
- a CDS encoding MFS transporter gives MTGSVLRVSKRYALWSYVPGAVAARTGDAMSGPALLLAGLAATGSVASASSLLAGITVSAAVGGPVFGALLDRAARPGRLLAMAFAVYAGALTVILVSLGRVPVWASVLVALGAGLLGPALSGGWTSQLPHSVPRAGLPRATALDAMTFNVASLAGPALAGAVAGTAGASAAVVVAVVLICLALPSALVLPSPPPRPPSSSTVRADVAAGVRAIVRTRPLARATATTVVSCAGQGILVACVPLLGARAFGSADHGAFLLSVLAASALAANFALSRWPALMRPDTVLWVSTLVLAAALLLAATVHPAALIAAAVVAGLGEGPQLTSLFAVRHREAPAHLLSQIFTTGASLKITGFAGGAALAGPLATRSLPLALLTAAATQLAAALTYAALSFRARTAPAQSAHP, from the coding sequence ATGACCGGTAGCGTCCTGCGAGTGAGTAAGCGGTATGCGTTGTGGTCTTATGTTCCTGGGGCGGTCGCCGCGCGGACCGGGGATGCGATGTCGGGGCCCGCGCTGCTGCTGGCGGGGCTCGCGGCCACCGGGTCGGTCGCGTCCGCGTCGTCGCTGTTGGCGGGCATCACGGTCTCGGCGGCGGTCGGCGGGCCGGTCTTCGGGGCGCTGCTCGATCGGGCGGCGCGGCCGGGGCGGCTGCTGGCCATGGCGTTCGCGGTCTACGCGGGGGCGCTCACGGTCATCCTGGTGAGCCTGGGACGGGTTCCGGTGTGGGCGAGCGTGCTCGTCGCGCTCGGCGCCGGGCTGCTGGGTCCCGCGCTGTCGGGCGGATGGACCTCGCAGTTGCCGCACTCCGTGCCGCGCGCGGGGCTGCCGCGCGCGACCGCGCTCGACGCGATGACGTTCAACGTGGCGAGTCTCGCCGGGCCCGCACTCGCTGGGGCCGTGGCGGGGACGGCCGGGGCGTCGGCGGCGGTGGTCGTCGCGGTCGTGCTGATCTGCCTCGCGCTGCCGTCGGCGCTGGTGCTGCCCTCGCCGCCGCCACGCCCGCCCTCCTCGTCCACCGTCCGCGCCGACGTCGCCGCCGGAGTCCGCGCCATCGTCCGCACCCGGCCGCTGGCCCGCGCGACGGCGACCACGGTCGTCTCCTGCGCGGGGCAGGGCATCCTGGTCGCCTGCGTGCCCCTCCTGGGCGCCCGCGCCTTCGGCTCGGCCGACCACGGGGCGTTCCTCCTGTCCGTCCTCGCCGCCTCGGCACTGGCCGCCAACTTCGCCCTCTCCCGGTGGCCCGCCCTGATGCGCCCGGACACCGTCCTTTGGGTCAGCACCCTCGTCCTCGCCGCCGCCCTGCTCCTCGCCGCGACCGTCCACCCTGCCGCCCTCATCGCCGCCGCCGTGGTCGCGGGACTCGGCGAAGGCCCCCAGCTCACCTCCCTCTTCGCCGTCCGCCACCGCGAGGCGCCCGCCCACCTCCTCAGCCAGATCTTCACCACCGGCGCCAGCCTCAAGATCACCGGCTTCGCCGGAGGCGCCGCTCTCGCCGGCCCCCTCGCCACCCGCTCCCTCCCCCTGGCCCTCCTGACCGCCGCCGCGACCCAGTTGGCCGCCGCGCTCACCTACGCCGCCCTCTCGTTCCGCGCCCGAACCGCGCCCGCGCAGTCCGCCCACCCGTAG
- a CDS encoding aromatic ring-hydroxylating oxygenase subunit alpha, whose protein sequence is MDRTEKLSLTSRLLAHVDNGTTDYADGLMRVPFGAFNDPELAKREVEVVRRHPHIVAHTDELPNPGDFLTTELIGTPLLVVRQNDGSVKAFSNVCRHRGARVEFAEKGCKRIFSCPYHNWAYGRGGELRAMPHAEDFPGLDKAEFGLVEFPCEVRHSLVWVIPTAGEDLDVRAILGDKHDGELEQTGIGASHQHRFETFDLDMNWKVVVDGVQDSYHLCQLHTTTVCPLLHGNIYALDPHGKSWRLVVARKTLEQIRGKDPDEVDVRDYTLANYTIYPGTMLVTEPNHFEIWTITPHPDDPNRSRTTIRLLSPAKPETERQVRFFDKNWELLMKTLLDEDWHVAGTITGNIATGGVGELVYGRNELPGQMFHTVLAEDVAKLTR, encoded by the coding sequence ATGGATCGCACGGAGAAGCTCTCGCTGACCAGCCGCCTGCTGGCCCATGTGGACAACGGGACGACCGACTACGCCGACGGCCTCATGCGGGTCCCGTTCGGCGCCTTCAACGACCCCGAACTGGCGAAACGCGAGGTCGAGGTGGTCCGCAGGCATCCGCACATCGTCGCGCACACCGACGAGCTGCCGAATCCCGGCGACTTCCTCACCACCGAGCTGATCGGCACCCCGCTGCTGGTCGTCCGGCAGAACGACGGGTCGGTCAAGGCGTTCTCGAACGTCTGCCGGCACCGGGGCGCCCGGGTGGAGTTCGCCGAGAAGGGCTGCAAGCGGATCTTCAGCTGTCCGTACCACAACTGGGCCTACGGACGCGGCGGGGAGCTGCGCGCGATGCCGCACGCCGAGGACTTCCCGGGCCTGGACAAGGCCGAGTTCGGGCTCGTCGAGTTCCCCTGCGAGGTCAGGCACAGCCTTGTCTGGGTGATCCCGACGGCGGGCGAGGACCTCGACGTCAGGGCGATCCTCGGCGACAAGCACGACGGCGAGCTCGAGCAGACCGGGATCGGCGCGTCTCACCAGCACAGGTTCGAGACGTTCGATCTCGACATGAACTGGAAGGTCGTCGTGGACGGCGTCCAGGACAGCTACCACCTGTGCCAGCTGCACACCACGACCGTCTGCCCGCTGCTGCACGGCAACATCTACGCGCTCGACCCGCACGGCAAGTCCTGGCGGCTGGTCGTCGCCCGCAAGACGCTGGAGCAGATCCGCGGCAAGGACCCGGACGAGGTGGACGTCCGCGACTACACCCTGGCGAACTACACGATCTACCCCGGCACGATGCTCGTGACCGAGCCGAACCACTTCGAGATCTGGACGATCACCCCGCACCCGGACGATCCGAACCGGAGCCGCACCACGATCCGGCTCCTTTCCCCGGCGAAGCCCGAGACCGAAAGGCAGGTCAGGTTCTTCGACAAGAACTGGGAGCTGCTGATGAAGACCCTCCTCGACGAGGACTGGCACGTGGCCGGGACGATCACCGGCAACATCGCGACCGGCGGGGTCGGCGAACTCGTCTACGGCCGCAACGAACTGCCGGGCCAGATGTTCCACACGGTGCTGGCCGAGGACGTCGCGAAGCTCACCCGCTAG
- a CDS encoding Zn-ribbon domain-containing OB-fold protein: MSAPAVEIPCGPAADGLDTPYWEGLRAGELRVQRCADCRAWLWGPRHICPHCHGFDLGFEPVEMTGTVYSWCRTHHPYMAEYAHLVPYVSVVVELPQADGVRLLGLLDGDSVAIGDRVTGFLERPENAAWPLLRWRIGEGA, from the coding sequence GTGAGCGCGCCGGCCGTCGAGATCCCCTGCGGCCCGGCCGCCGACGGGCTCGACACGCCTTACTGGGAGGGGCTTCGCGCGGGTGAGCTGCGGGTCCAGCGGTGCGCGGACTGCCGCGCCTGGCTGTGGGGGCCCCGGCACATCTGCCCGCACTGCCACGGCTTCGACCTGGGCTTCGAGCCCGTGGAGATGACCGGGACGGTCTACTCCTGGTGCCGTACGCATCATCCGTACATGGCGGAGTACGCGCATCTCGTGCCTTATGTCTCGGTCGTCGTGGAGCTGCCGCAGGCCGACGGGGTCCGGCTGCTCGGGCTCCTCGACGGCGACTCCGTCGCGATCGGGGACCGGGTGACCGGGTTCCTCGAACGGCCGGAGAACGCCGCGTGGCCGCTGCTGCGCTGGCGGATTGGAGAAGGCGCATGA
- a CDS encoding LLM class F420-dependent oxidoreductase codes for MKIGIAAGYWTSRPPRDVDGRLAAAEEAGVESFWTAETYGSDAIAPLSWWGARTGRMRLGTAVCQMSARTPTALAMAAQTVDHLSGGRMVLGIGASGPQVVEGWYGQPYPRPLERTREYVEIMRRVWAREEPVRFEGKHYRLPYQGGAGLGKPLRSTVHPVRRDVPVHLGAEGPKNVALAAEIADGWIPLWFSPKSDDFYRAALAEGFARPGARRGAEDFEVAGVVWAVEGEDVEAAAAKLKPTIALYVGGMGAKGTNFHLDVFERMGWGEECARIQDLYLAGRKQEAADAVPTAMVEDVALVGPAEKICDDLKARWLGTCLTTLVLGGWPRAELCARLVETAAGR; via the coding sequence GTGAAGATCGGAATCGCCGCCGGCTACTGGACCTCCCGCCCGCCCCGCGACGTCGACGGCCGCCTGGCCGCCGCCGAGGAGGCCGGCGTGGAGAGCTTCTGGACCGCCGAGACCTACGGGTCCGACGCCATCGCGCCGCTGTCGTGGTGGGGCGCCAGGACGGGGCGGATGCGCCTCGGCACCGCGGTCTGCCAGATGTCGGCCCGCACCCCGACGGCCCTCGCGATGGCCGCGCAGACCGTCGACCACCTGAGCGGCGGCCGGATGGTGCTCGGCATCGGCGCGTCCGGGCCCCAGGTCGTCGAAGGGTGGTACGGGCAGCCCTATCCCCGGCCGCTGGAGCGCACCCGCGAGTACGTGGAGATCATGCGCCGGGTCTGGGCGCGCGAGGAGCCCGTCAGGTTCGAGGGGAAGCACTACCGGCTGCCCTACCAGGGCGGCGCCGGGCTCGGGAAGCCGCTGCGCTCGACCGTGCACCCGGTGCGGCGCGACGTCCCCGTCCATCTCGGGGCCGAGGGGCCGAAGAACGTCGCGCTGGCCGCGGAGATCGCGGACGGGTGGATCCCGCTGTGGTTCTCGCCCAAGAGCGACGACTTCTACCGGGCGGCGCTGGCCGAAGGGTTCGCCCGGCCCGGGGCGCGGCGCGGCGCGGAGGACTTCGAGGTGGCGGGCGTCGTCTGGGCCGTCGAAGGCGAGGACGTGGAGGCCGCGGCAGCCAAGTTGAAGCCTACGATCGCGCTGTACGTCGGCGGTATGGGCGCCAAGGGCACGAACTTCCACCTCGACGTGTTCGAGCGGATGGGCTGGGGCGAAGAGTGCGCCCGCATCCAGGACCTCTACCTCGCGGGCCGCAAGCAGGAGGCCGCCGACGCCGTGCCGACCGCGATGGTGGAGGACGTCGCGCTGGTCGGCCCGGCCGAGAAGATCTGCGACGACCTCAAGGCCCGCTGGCTCGGCACCTGCCTGACCACGCTCGTCCTCGGCGGCTGGCCGCGCGCCGAGCTGTGCGCGCGGCTCGTGGAGACGGCGGCGGGCCGATGA
- a CDS encoding enoyl-CoA hydratase/isomerase family protein — MNQFISTEEPSPGVLLIRLDKAASLNTLNAELVEELHGLLGGVREDASVRAIVLTGEGRAFCAGIDLKGYGVPPGASDGEGRVQAGMRVQEHIASLTAAFRETRAPIIAAVNGPAYGGGMSLALAADLRLMADGAAFEASFIKRGQSACDVGLSWLLPRIAGFSRAADIMLTGRRVDAAEALEIGLASSVHAPGELLPAALAKAAAIAEHSPFGVWMTKDVLWANLETASLPSAIALENRTQILSALTRDHREAVASFLEKRPPVYRNH, encoded by the coding sequence ATGAACCAGTTCATCAGCACCGAAGAACCCTCCCCCGGGGTCCTGCTGATCCGCCTGGACAAGGCGGCGTCGCTCAACACGCTCAACGCCGAGCTCGTCGAGGAGCTGCACGGCCTCCTCGGCGGGGTCCGCGAGGACGCCTCGGTCCGCGCGATCGTCCTGACCGGTGAGGGCCGGGCGTTCTGCGCGGGCATCGACCTCAAGGGGTACGGCGTGCCGCCCGGCGCGTCCGACGGTGAGGGCAGGGTCCAGGCGGGGATGCGGGTCCAGGAGCACATAGCCTCCCTGACCGCCGCGTTCCGGGAGACCCGGGCGCCGATCATCGCCGCCGTCAACGGGCCCGCCTACGGCGGAGGCATGTCCCTCGCCTTGGCCGCCGACCTGCGGCTCATGGCCGACGGCGCGGCCTTCGAGGCGTCGTTCATCAAGCGCGGCCAGTCGGCCTGCGACGTCGGGCTGAGCTGGCTGCTCCCGCGGATCGCCGGGTTCTCCCGGGCCGCCGACATCATGCTCACCGGCCGCCGCGTCGACGCCGCCGAGGCGCTGGAGATCGGGCTCGCCTCGTCCGTCCACGCGCCCGGCGAACTGCTCCCCGCGGCGCTCGCCAAGGCGGCCGCGATCGCGGAGCACTCCCCTTTCGGCGTGTGGATGACCAAGGACGTCCTGTGGGCGAACCTGGAGACCGCCTCGCTGCCTTCGGCGATCGCGCTGGAGAACCGCACCCAGATCCTTAGCGCGCTGACCAGGGACCACAGGGAGGCCGTCGCGTCCTTCCTGGAGAAGCGCCCGCCGGTCTACCGCAACCACTGA
- a CDS encoding DUF2889 domain-containing protein produces MSAPTVLGPLGPAPARVAGSVRRTSTLDTTWPGGFDGPMLTRGRARDLRTFEEEGPKVVAEDALTVRFAPGSRTITAIAADPARAGLAGLVGGRAGGGLRALVGQALPAERTARTPLHLLLDDLGGASLVAPMARSRWLPDPSSGLVTDPLPMTGVCTGFQPGSSALTPEAPALQLANQRPVAALSAHADPWAWHALPDHEVPAARRARRLDVTRTADAVMIDAMFQDSTTIPEGGRVAVHEYRVRATADPSTLVLRTLSAEPRILPYTECPLAVGTLPRLLGLPLADLAGTVHRALPGVAGCTHLNDALRGLSDVPALLVHL; encoded by the coding sequence GTGAGCGCGCCCACCGTCCTCGGCCCGCTCGGGCCCGCCCCCGCGCGCGTGGCCGGGTCGGTCCGGCGGACTTCGACCCTGGACACGACCTGGCCCGGGGGGTTCGACGGGCCCATGCTCACCCGGGGACGGGCACGGGATCTGCGCACCTTCGAGGAGGAGGGGCCGAAGGTCGTCGCGGAGGACGCGCTGACCGTCCGGTTCGCGCCCGGAAGCCGGACGATCACCGCGATCGCGGCGGATCCCGCACGGGCCGGGCTCGCCGGACTCGTCGGCGGCAGAGCGGGCGGCGGCCTGCGCGCGCTCGTCGGCCAGGCCCTTCCGGCCGAGCGGACCGCGCGCACCCCCCTGCACCTCCTCCTGGACGACCTGGGCGGTGCCTCACTCGTCGCGCCGATGGCCCGGTCGCGGTGGCTGCCCGACCCGTCGTCCGGGCTGGTCACCGACCCGCTGCCGATGACGGGCGTCTGCACCGGCTTCCAGCCGGGATCGAGCGCCCTCACCCCCGAGGCGCCCGCCCTCCAGCTCGCCAACCAGCGACCCGTCGCTGCGCTCTCGGCGCACGCCGACCCGTGGGCCTGGCATGCCCTGCCCGACCACGAGGTCCCCGCCGCCCGGCGCGCCCGCCGCCTCGACGTGACGCGCACCGCCGACGCCGTCATGATCGACGCGATGTTCCAGGACAGCACCACGATCCCCGAAGGCGGCCGCGTCGCCGTCCACGAGTACCGGGTCCGCGCCACTGCCGATCCCTCGACGCTCGTCCTACGCACCCTCTCCGCCGAACCCCGCATTCTCCCCTACACCGAATGCCCCTTGGCCGTCGGCACGCTCCCCCGCCTACTCGGCCTGCCTCTGGCCGACCTCGCCGGAACCGTCCACCGCGCCCTCCCCGGCGTCGCCGGCTGCACCCACCTCAACGACGCCCTCCGCGGCCTCTCTGACGTCCCGGCGCTCCTCGTCCATCTCTGA